One Sanguibacter keddieii DSM 10542 genomic window carries:
- a CDS encoding PepSY-associated TM helix domain-containing protein, translated as MTTTTDVHPGGGAPLGGDQRPRRRTGWLAPLLLRLHFYAGIFVGPFILVAATSGALYALTPQVEKIVYSHELTAPVTATTLTLAEQVRAADAYVGDGQQVVAVRPAPEPGDTTRVMYADARLGESQTRAVLVDPGTAEIRGDLPVYGTSGALPLRHWVSDLHRSLHLGDAGRLYSELAASWLGVVALAGAGLWVVRFRKTRTKRSMLRPDTRASGYAKTRSWHTSTGIWVLGAALFLSVTGITWSQHGGGNFSDLRTAVGWTTPSVSTDLTGSAEGPVDEHAHHGAPAPVPTTGADTSDLNPGAFDTVLRIGQEVNITTGLVEIRPPSGPGTAWVVQEIQRSYPTEVDAVAVDGQTMQVVDRVDFADFGIVAKLSRWGIDLHMGSMFGLANQLVLFVAGSAIAAMVVWGYVMWWQRRPVRDPQRRVGKAPARGVLRRAPWWGTVAAVVVAAAVGVFLPLMGLSLAAFLVVDAVVGWRQARHGRSTA; from the coding sequence GTGACCACCACCACGGACGTCCACCCCGGCGGCGGCGCACCTCTGGGTGGGGACCAGCGACCACGACGTCGCACCGGCTGGCTGGCACCGCTGCTCCTGCGCCTGCACTTCTACGCCGGGATCTTCGTCGGGCCGTTCATCCTGGTCGCGGCGACCAGCGGTGCGCTGTACGCCCTGACCCCGCAGGTCGAGAAGATCGTCTACTCCCACGAGCTGACGGCCCCCGTGACTGCCACCACGCTCACCCTGGCCGAGCAGGTCCGGGCGGCTGACGCGTACGTGGGCGACGGGCAGCAGGTCGTGGCGGTGCGCCCCGCCCCCGAGCCCGGCGACACCACCCGGGTCATGTACGCCGACGCGCGGCTCGGCGAGAGCCAGACGCGCGCCGTGCTCGTGGACCCGGGGACCGCCGAGATCCGCGGTGACCTCCCCGTCTACGGGACCTCGGGCGCACTCCCGCTGCGCCACTGGGTCTCGGACCTGCACCGGTCCCTGCACCTCGGGGACGCCGGGCGCCTGTACAGCGAGCTGGCCGCCTCGTGGCTCGGGGTCGTCGCGCTCGCCGGCGCCGGGCTGTGGGTGGTGCGGTTCCGCAAGACCCGCACCAAGAGGTCCATGCTGCGGCCCGACACCCGCGCCTCCGGCTATGCCAAGACCCGCTCGTGGCACACCTCGACCGGGATCTGGGTGCTGGGAGCCGCCCTGTTCCTGTCCGTCACCGGCATCACCTGGTCGCAGCACGGCGGTGGGAACTTCTCGGACCTGCGGACCGCGGTCGGGTGGACCACCCCGTCGGTCAGCACCGACCTCACCGGGTCCGCCGAGGGTCCCGTCGACGAGCACGCGCACCACGGTGCGCCGGCGCCGGTTCCCACGACCGGTGCGGACACGTCAGACCTCAACCCCGGCGCGTTCGACACCGTCCTGCGCATCGGGCAGGAGGTCAACATCACCACCGGTCTCGTGGAGATCCGCCCGCCCTCCGGGCCGGGCACGGCGTGGGTCGTCCAGGAGATCCAGCGCAGCTACCCGACCGAGGTCGACGCCGTCGCGGTGGACGGGCAGACCATGCAGGTGGTCGACCGGGTCGACTTCGCGGACTTCGGCATCGTGGCGAAGCTGAGCCGGTGGGGCATCGACCTGCACATGGGCTCGATGTTCGGCCTCGCCAACCAGCTCGTCCTGTTCGTCGCAGGCTCCGCGATCGCCGCCATGGTCGTCTGGGGCTACGTCATGTGGTGGCAGCGGCGACCGGTCCGCGACCCGCAGCGCCGCGTCGGCAAGGCCCCCGCACGCGGGGTGCTGCGCCGAGCCCCCTGGTGGGGCACCGTCGCGGCGGTCGTGGTCGCAGCTGCTGTCGGGGTGTTCCTCCCGCTCATGGGGCTGTCGCTCGCGGCGTTCCTGGTCGTCGACGCTGTCGTCGGGTGGCGGCAGGCCCGGCACGGCCGGTCGACTGCCTGA
- a CDS encoding Dyp-type peroxidase, whose product MGRDLTSDAPGAPRAAEAPEAGRGGPTRRQLLFGGAVAGIGAVAAIGVDTLTRRDDRPDATDEAAQALHGSLTVPFYGEHQAGVETPPQAHATLVALDLRPEVDRDGLRRLMRLLTDDAARLTQGTAALADSEPELAHVPARLTVTFGFGPGLVRRATDDAGSDGVGAGGTASVALPTWLRPLPAFTVDRLEEAWSDGDLLLQIGADDAFTVAHAQRMLLKDARSFATVRWTQTGFRRAHGSERSGTTMRNLFGQVDGTVNPAPTTEDFDGLVWVRDGWLAGGTSMVVRRISMDLDGWDRLDRGGREQSVGRFLSNGAPLTGTEEHDEPDFEATTAIGFPVIAEFSHVRRSRSDDTSQRIFRRAYNYDDAPTGDAVSESGLLFVSFQADVDAQFVPLQQRLDELDLLNEWTTPIGSAVFAIPPGCSEGGYVGETLLEEAS is encoded by the coding sequence TCTGACGCCCCTGGCGCGCCCCGTGCGGCCGAGGCACCCGAGGCCGGTCGCGGCGGACCGACGCGGCGACAGCTCCTCTTCGGAGGGGCTGTCGCCGGGATCGGTGCCGTCGCCGCGATCGGCGTCGACACGCTGACCCGACGCGACGACCGCCCGGACGCGACCGACGAGGCCGCGCAGGCACTCCACGGGAGCCTCACCGTGCCCTTCTACGGGGAGCACCAGGCAGGGGTCGAGACCCCGCCCCAGGCGCACGCGACCCTCGTCGCCCTCGACCTGCGCCCCGAGGTCGACCGCGACGGCCTGCGCCGCCTCATGCGTCTGCTGACCGACGATGCCGCCCGCCTCACCCAGGGCACGGCGGCGCTCGCCGACTCCGAGCCCGAGCTCGCGCACGTCCCGGCCCGCCTCACGGTGACCTTCGGGTTCGGGCCCGGGCTCGTCCGCCGGGCCACCGACGACGCAGGTTCTGACGGCGTGGGCGCTGGAGGAACCGCCTCCGTGGCGCTGCCCACCTGGCTGCGCCCGCTCCCTGCCTTCACCGTCGACCGGCTCGAGGAGGCGTGGAGCGACGGCGACCTGCTGCTGCAGATCGGCGCCGACGACGCCTTCACCGTCGCCCACGCGCAGCGGATGCTGCTCAAGGACGCCCGGAGCTTCGCGACGGTGCGCTGGACGCAGACCGGGTTCCGGCGTGCCCACGGCTCGGAGAGGTCCGGCACGACCATGCGCAACCTCTTCGGCCAGGTCGACGGGACCGTCAACCCTGCGCCGACCACGGAGGACTTCGACGGCCTCGTGTGGGTCCGCGACGGCTGGCTCGCCGGCGGCACCAGCATGGTCGTCCGGCGGATCAGCATGGACCTCGACGGGTGGGACCGCCTCGACCGCGGCGGGCGCGAGCAGTCGGTCGGGCGGTTCCTGTCCAACGGCGCCCCGCTGACCGGCACCGAGGAGCACGACGAGCCCGACTTCGAGGCCACCACCGCGATCGGCTTCCCGGTGATCGCCGAGTTCTCGCACGTCCGGCGCTCGCGCTCGGACGACACGTCGCAGCGGATCTTCCGCCGCGCGTACAACTACGACGACGCACCGACCGGCGACGCCGTCTCGGAGTCGGGCCTGCTCTTCGTGTCCTTCCAGGCCGACGTCGACGCCCAGTTCGTGCCGCTCCAGCAGCGGCTCGACGAGCTCGACCTGCTCAACGAGTGGACCACGCCCATCGGCTCGGCCGTCTTCGCGATCCCTCCGGGCTGCTCCGAGGGCGGCTACGTCGGCGAGACGCTGCTGGAGGAGGCCTCGTGA